One window from the genome of Rhodococcus sp. ABRD24 encodes:
- the cbiE gene encoding precorrin-6y C5,15-methyltransferase (decarboxylating) subunit CbiE, whose translation MIATTPQDPVLVVGIGADGWDGLSARAQAAIVGAEVLMGSSRQLDLIPASGAIRVPWPSPMLPALPGLLDEHRDQRVCVLASGDPMFYGIGVTLGRVLGPNRIRVIPHPSSVSLACARLGWALHETPTVSLVNRPVVTLAPELLDGARLLVLSNDQHTPAAVAKLLCGRGFGPSRMTVLEQLGGPAEAVAGGIVSDWDRPAGDPLNVIALEIRGADAARLTRIPGLPDSAFRGDGQMTKHEMRALTLSVLAPAPGELLWDVGGGSGTIGIEWMRTDPRCRAVAYERADSRIAQIRENAAALGVPALRIRGEAPNAFVHETDSPDAIFVGGGVTQDGMLDACWQRLRPGGRMVVNVVTAESESLVLQWHARHGGELRKFQIYRGESLGGFTAWRPQLPVAQWSVDKPRSSEVEPDHTERETT comes from the coding sequence ATGATCGCTACGACCCCGCAGGATCCGGTCCTGGTCGTCGGGATCGGCGCCGACGGTTGGGACGGACTCTCGGCTCGGGCGCAGGCGGCGATCGTCGGCGCCGAGGTGCTCATGGGATCGTCCCGGCAGCTGGATCTGATTCCCGCGTCCGGCGCGATCCGGGTGCCGTGGCCATCGCCGATGCTGCCGGCGTTGCCGGGTCTCCTCGACGAGCACCGCGACCAGCGAGTGTGCGTCCTGGCCAGCGGCGACCCAATGTTCTACGGCATCGGCGTCACCCTGGGCCGGGTGCTGGGGCCCAACCGGATCCGGGTGATCCCGCACCCTTCGTCGGTGTCGCTCGCGTGTGCCCGGTTGGGGTGGGCGCTGCATGAGACGCCCACCGTCAGCCTGGTGAATCGTCCCGTTGTGACGCTGGCGCCGGAGTTGCTCGACGGCGCCCGATTGCTGGTGCTCAGTAATGATCAGCACACCCCGGCGGCCGTCGCGAAACTGCTGTGTGGCAGAGGTTTCGGCCCTTCCCGGATGACCGTGCTCGAACAGCTCGGCGGACCGGCCGAAGCAGTGGCCGGTGGCATCGTGTCGGACTGGGATCGGCCCGCCGGAGACCCGCTCAATGTGATCGCGCTCGAGATCAGGGGCGCCGATGCCGCACGCCTGACCCGGATTCCGGGGCTACCCGATTCCGCGTTCCGCGGGGACGGGCAGATGACCAAACACGAGATGCGTGCGCTCACCCTCAGCGTCCTCGCTCCTGCGCCCGGGGAGTTGTTGTGGGACGTCGGCGGAGGGTCGGGGACCATCGGCATCGAGTGGATGCGCACCGACCCGCGTTGTCGCGCAGTCGCGTACGAGCGTGCGGACTCCCGGATCGCGCAGATCCGCGAAAATGCTGCGGCACTCGGTGTTCCGGCGCTGCGGATTCGCGGGGAGGCGCCGAATGCGTTCGTCCACGAGACAGATTCCCCCGACGCGATCTTCGTCGGGGGCGGTGTCACACAGGACGGGATGCTGGACGCTTGCTGGCAACGGCTACGGCCCGGTGGACGGATGGTCGTCAACGTCGTCACCGCGGAATCGGAGTCGCTGGTGCTGCAGTGGCACGCGCGGCACGGAGGGGAGCTGCGCAAGTTCCAGATCTACCGCGGCGAATCGCTCGGCGGATTCACCGCCTGGCGCCCGCAGCTGCCCGTGGCGCAATGGTCGGTGGACAAGCCGCGCAGCTCGGAGGTCGAGCCTGACCACACCGAAAGGGAAACGACATGA